Proteins from a single region of Fundulus heteroclitus isolate FHET01 chromosome 12, MU-UCD_Fhet_4.1, whole genome shotgun sequence:
- the med27 gene encoding mediator of RNA polymerase II transcription subunit 27 has translation MAEPISVGVNLDAFSHAISGIQALRSSVSRVFESLKDGMKNRETLEGREKKFISEFQDTLQAVNRDLNELERLSGLVGRPSESHPLHNSGLLSLDPVQDKTPLYSQLLQAYKWSNKLQYHAGLASGLLNQQSLKRSANQMGASAKRRPKVQPSTLVLPPQYVDDVISRVGRMFPDMTIELFRPNGTSAVLLVTLGKVLKAIVVMRSLFIDRTVVRGFNENVYSEDGKLDIWTKSQYQVFQKVTDHATTALLHYQLPQMPDVVVRSFMTWLRSYIKLFQSSCQRCGRFLQDGLPPTWRDFRTLEAFHDTCRL, from the exons ATGGCGGAGCCCATCTCTGTCGGGGTGAACCTGGACGCTTTCTCTCACGCCATCAGCGGCATTCAGGCGCTCCGCTCCAGCGTCAGCCGCGTGTTCGAGTCCCTGAAGGACGGCATGAAAAACCGCGAGACTTTGGAGGGTCGCGAGAAGAAGTTCATCTCCGAGTTCCAAGACACCCTGCAGGCCGTCAACAGGGACCTGAA TGAGCTGGAGCGTCTGAGCGGCCTGGTTGGACGTCCCTCAGAGTCTCATCCTCTCCACAACAGCGGGCTGCTGAGTCTGGACCCGGTCCAGGATAAAACGCCGCTGTACTCCCAGCTGCTGCAGGCCTACAAGTGGTCCAACAAG CTCCAGTACCACGCTGGCCTGGCCTCAGGTCTGTTGAACCAGCAGTCGCTGAAGCGATCGGCCAATCAGATGGGAGCTTCAGCCAAGAGACGACCCAAGGTCCAGCCGAGCACGCTGGTCCTGCCGCCTCA GTATGTGGATGACGTCATTTCTCGGGTCGGTAGGATGTTTCCAGACATGACCATCGAGCTTTTCAGACCCAACGGGAcgtctgctgtgctgctg GTGACCCTGGGGAAGGTGTTGAAGGCCATCGTTGTCATGCGTTCGCTCTTCATCGACAGAACCGTTGTTCGAGGTTTTAACGAGAACGTTTACAGTGAGGATGGAAAG TTGGACATTTGGACCAAATCTCAGTACCAGGTTTTCCAGAAA GTAACTGACCACGCTACCACAGCCCTGCTGCACTACCAGCTGCCCCAGATGCCCGATGTGGTGGTCCGCTCCTTCATG ACTTGGCTCCGCAGCTACATCAAGCTCTTTCAGTCCTCCTGTCAGCGCTGCGGTCGGTTCCTGCAGGATGGCCTTCCTCCAACATGGAGGGACTTTAGGACCCTGGAAGCGTTCCACGATACGTGtcgtctgtaa